The Malus sylvestris chromosome 14, drMalSylv7.2, whole genome shotgun sequence genome segment aatatgcgTCTCTTGATCTTTTATATAATGAATGTTTTAATGGTTttgatttgtctaattttttacaaaatgatCTATAAATAATGAATTGAAATACAGAAGGTTTTAATTCTTGAGTAAAATTACAGAATGAAAACTACAAAAAAAGATGtgtaaaattattattaaaaaaatatgcgTCTCCCgatcttatatatatatgttgtgtgTGTATCGTGCTAATTGTAATTGCTAATGGATGATCTTTGTTGATGGTGTTTGGATTGATTGATGGGGGCAATTGGACCTTCCACCATCTAATTTATTTAGGAGAAGATGCTATTTGTCTACAACAAATTCCCTGGTTCCATAAACAACTTTTTCATATCAAATAATGTGAGTTAGTTTGTTCAATTTTCAAGAGAAAGTTGATTTGTGGGCCCTAATTTGTTCAAGAGCATCTCATTATcgtaggaaaaaaatagaataattataatataatattaaagaGGGGGACTTGATCATGACTTTGTTTGATAATTAATTCATAAGTCACTTAATTCATGGTGTGTATGATTAGTTAGTGCAGAACTATATAATAGGTGAAGCCATAGAAGAGCTTTTCTACACTGCTTGACGTGGAATTTTGCTTTTCTTGGCAATAAAACATACAATCTTGAACTTCTACTATAAGGAAAGCAAATAAAGTTTCAAATACAGATTTGCCTTGGGGTTTCTTGCCCAAAGTAGATATTACATGTGTGCTCATATATAGGAAAGCTACGTAAAAAAATTTGTAACGCTTAAAACAGAATAAATCATTTCCAACTAAAGTcacatcaaatttgaaaaaccatgcccCAAAAAAGCAAGAGAGAGGTAAGGGTTCTAGGATGAGACATGAGAGAAGCTTATTTGCACTTGATCAGGTACCTTTACTATGATATTTTAAGCAAATCAATTATTGTTATGTATTAtgtgttgtattttttttcacatagCAATGCGTGATATTTAGAAGTGTCTGTTATTAGTTCTCCTCTAGCTAGATATACCAAGATAGTAACTTTAAATATCACATTTTTAATGGATATACAATGTATATCAAGCACTAAGTCCCGAAAGATCAATATAATAGAGAATGAATTAACAATGTATATTGAGCTGACACCCTCATTCCCCGAACCTGGGAAATGCCGACTCTACCAAATCGAGACCTCCAGATCTTACACCCAAACTAGAGACCCGAGACTCCATTCCCCGGACCTTGGAAATAAAACTGTACCAAATTGATTCCATTACTTGGTCTTATTGTCTTACAATAATCTCATATCACTTTGTAGTTGGgagataattaaataattaatggcTTATTGCATCGCTAATTTCAAGTAAATAATTATAAATTGTACATGTGGTTCACGTTCATAAGATTCAATACCGACCATGTCTCTGCAACATTTGATGTGAAAGCCGAATCCAAACCAATAGCTGAATGCCAGGTAGAAGTTTCATGTTGTACGTTGAGAGTTAAGATTACCCTACTTCTTGACAGGCCAACAATGATTTATCACAGAAAAATAGAAGTTTGTGGTTGGCTTACTCCGATGTACACAAATCATCTCCCTGCtctaaatttgtttttttcacCAACTGAAATTAAAAAGATAGGATTGTTTATAATAATCGCATATATAATTGAGACTCTGACCATTTTGTGGAAACTTGTTGATTGACAACCACATCTGTCTTTGTCCCTCGATGATCGATCACTTTAATATTTTAGAAAGTGGCAAAATATATGCATATGTTATCGTCCCACTGTATCTGTCTCACCCTTGTTCCTCACATTGATAATTTGATATGGTGGAAGCTCGTCGTGCCTACTAGCTTGTGCACTGCATCCATTACTCTTATTGCTATTATGGACCACCTCCACAAATATTGTGGTTTTCATGTTTTTAGTTTTGCTCACCACTCTCTCACTGTCTTACTTATTATAGTTAGATGAGTGTAAAATTTAAGATTTGTATATATCCATTACACAAATCTCGaaatttaaattcatccaaCAATAATAAATAGAGTGGTGAGCATCACCATCACTTAAGAATAGTAAGGAAGAATATTTCCAATTTTATTATGCGAACTTTTGGTTTATGCTCCATCAATGGTATAGTTATGGGAAAAACTCACTATCTACActattaaatataatcaaaataagttAGCAAAGATAATCCAGGTAAGTAAGATATAGCCCTAGGTTATGTGTTGATATTACAAAACATGCCTTCTAGACAATCTGAAATCAGTTACAGAATCCCAAAAACCTTGCTGCGTCGTTTCAAGAACTTTCATGGTGGGAACATTTACACGGCAAGCCGGTTACACCATTGTTGAATTCCAAAAATCAAAGGTCTCAATGGCAGGAATTTCTCATATAAAATCCAGGTCCTGCAGTGAAGGTTTATAAGGAAGTAAATATTATTCCATATTAGGTCCCCTTTTTatttggggtgtgctatccacgcatcccattttacttctcacacacaccttgataatttttgtgcgattatattctttaattcatccgatccgacggtcgaaaattaaaaaggtgtgtgagaagtaaaatggggtgtgtggatattacacctcttttattttctttggttgCCTGGTGTCTCGTCATCAAATAAACTttccaaaacattcttctaattTGGCTCGTAGTTTTTATTATTACCTGAAATTGAGGTTGTGTTTATGATGTATGTTATCTCattgatttggggttgtgaTATGTGTAAGCTTTGAACGTTGGTATACAGTGGAGTTTTTAGCTTCATTAGTTGCAGGGTTTTCTGATTTCCTTTCCTATaggttatttatttttagtcgAAATGATGCAATTAGTAATttcatgaatgaaatgaaactCTTGTTCTGTAGTGTAGGTTGCAAGGACGTAAGTGTTTTTCCAGTTTAGATATCTCTTTGATAGGAATGTTATATATGGTTTGGGatgaaaatagaaaagaaatgaaTGGGCTCTTTGGTAGATATgttatatatgtataaacatGCCCATGGCAAATTCAGCATATGCCAAGAAAAGCCTCGACTTCAGCCAATAATAAACAACAAAACATATGAAATTAAACACAGAAACTAAGAGCTCATTTGTAAGTGCATTTAAAATGActagaaatatttttagaaaaaaatgttttagATTCTAAAAGCAAGTTCTTTTGCAGGATtcatttacatttttattaaaaattgattccaaaaatattttcaccaaaatcgctttcaataattttaaaagtacttctaaACAAATTCTAATTGAAAATGTATGCCTAATAGCCATTCAGGGTAAAATGGGTATGAAAAGAAATAGTAAATGACTCATCACCTCAAATCATGAAAGTTTGCAGCTTGTTTGCGTGAAATGGTAATGGTAAAAggatttaatttaaaattttcaaatttttgggtTTTCCCTAAAATGCATTTGATGCTTTTGAGTTGATATCAAGTTTTCTATTCTATTATTCATAGACATTAGTTCTTTATTCATAGACCTAACTATGATATATTGACTATTAATTTACTATAACATAAatattgataattaattaatctagAAAACAGAGTCGTCATAATACATACCTTTCTTTTTCTACTTATTGTATAAAAATTGATATCTTTAAACCTTTAATCAAATTTTCAGTTTGAAAGGAGATTCGATTTGAAGAGCATCTTATTGATGTTGAAATGTTATAAAGTTCTGATTGTCCACGATGTGATGCAAAGAGAAAAGAATTGTGGTCATTTTCAAGAGCGTGGGCAATGCTCTTAATAATTAACGACCATCCTTTCCGAATTTTCTTTACGAGGATTTTGAGAATTTTCAAATTATGTTCActcatcatacatcgtgcaatcaattttcgtcagatactattcatatttaatttaaaataaaagtatttaaaataaattttaaccgcacaatgtacgatgaatagACACGATTTAAGAATTCTCAAGATGGTCACAAAAAGAGtcaagagaggatcctcattccttAATAATTAGATCTTAGGTACTTAGACAAGAGTTGTTGTCACAGTTGCAAGGGCCCTGGCAACCTGTCTTTCACCTATCAATTTGGACCCAtgaaaaccaaaaaaagaaCTAGAATCTGGATAATTGATTGGTCATTCTGTGCTAAACAATCCTCACTAATTCGTGTACATTATCTAATAGCCACATTATTGTCACATATCTTATAATTAAATGTTGACAAGGGAAatgattatattttttttttaatcttctgcaatttttttcttaatttcaacTGCTAAACGTGTTTGATTTGTTCACTTCAGTTCAAACTTTATTTTTCTCACCTTCATTCTTgactttaattaaaaaaactaatgtgcataaataattttctacctataaaatgtaaatgaaaatttcatttttctcgCACATTAGTAGTAATTAACTTCAAATtaagaattgattttttttgttcatttaaaTGTCTGGCAAGACAGTTGAGatatcatttcaaacaccaacctagctagctagggttttcacTTTACATTGTTTATATGTAAGGACAAAACTTTCTACTTTGAATTCCACTATTGATATGAGAGTGAGCCACGTTTCCAGTCTGGAGGAAACTTTTATTTAAACCTCCAAAAGAGATGGTCGCAATCTTTTAATCAAACTTCACCAAACTTCTACCTTTTTATTTTGGCATTATAATTAAAGTTGcgatcaattttttttgtgactTGTTACACAGTTCCTAACCGACAACATGAATTCTATGTCGAGGGATGAATCCTTGCTCTCTTTATCAAACCCAATAGGCACATAGAAAATTCCCTCGGGTAAAAACAAGGGCTGCTTGATGCAGtttattagtattttatttatttataaataatagATTTTAAATTCAACTTTTATGGATAACTAAAAGTTTTAAATTCGACTCTTATAAATAGCAAAggttttttagttaaaattgtgcatgagatttgcataatacaTTAATTTGGTacctgaaatttaaaatcaatagaagtggttcttgagattgtccactatctattattttgattattccgttaaaaaactccgttaagttgagggtataacacataactttggtccatgagatttgcataacacataattttggtctctgagatttgcataacacataactttagtccctgagattgtccaacattcatcattttggtcatttcattaAAAAGCTCAGGGACCACTTAACGGaattttttaatggaatgaccaaaataatggatgatgAACAATTTTAGTGACCActtctatttattttaaatcttaaagaccaaagttatgtgttatgaAAATCTTATGGACCATTTTCACTAAGAAGCCAATAACAAATTCGATATCAATTAATTTAACCAAATCCCTCTCCCTCcttatatttctttcttctaCGCTAGTGGCTAGCTAGTGGTGTACCACGCACTAACCTATTTAAATATACctgctagggttagggttaagTCACCAAGCGACTAATACAACGCGCCCCCAACCCCCCTCGTTTTGTGAGCTCCTCAGTAATCCTTGTTTGGATGATTAAAGTACTGAATACATAGAGAGTGCATAGTACCGTACTTGTTGCTCTCAAACATCCAATTACATCAACACATAGGCGGATTAGGGTTTTCTGAAGCATGAAGAAGCGCCAAGTGGTGGTGAAACGAGATGGATCGGGGAGGAGCTCAAGTACTTCATCTTCAATGGTGCGAACTGTGAGGTATTGCGAGTGCCAGAAGAATCATGCTGCAAATTTAGGAGGGTATGCTGTTGACGGGTGTAGAGAATTCATGGCAAGTGGTGAGGATGGGACGACTGAGGCTCTTACATGCGCTGCTTGTGGTTGCCACAGAAATTTTCACAGAAGGGAAGTGGAAACTGAGGTTGTTTGTGAGTATTCTCCACCCAATTCTTATCGCTAATTGTGTACTCAATAATCAAATGAATCGTGTATATAGGGAGAAAAAAGGGTCTTGATTTCTGAAATTAACTGATTGTGAATTGTTCTCGAATTGTGTATCGATATCATTGTCAACAGATAATTGACTCTATTAAGAGGTAATCAAACTTTTAATTTGATTGTTCAAAAGAAATAAGTTTCGATTGATGTTGTTTACATGTTCTTGAGATATGGTTATAGCTTCAGAAACTAATACATCATGCTTTGATTAAGTTTGAATCTTTTATTTCCTATAAGATTATTCATGGTTCCGGTTTTATTCTTTGTTTGCCTTTGAATTTCTTTGAGAATTTATCGAAATGAAACTACCATAGTTCAACTATATTGAACTTGTTGGCATAATACAGCAACATTAGGATAAAATATACATCAAAACCAGAGGGGAAAGATGGGGGGACTTCACCAGTTTCCTACCAATATATTGAGTGAAACAAGGatgatttttcttcttctaaggATAGGCGTATCATAATAGTCAATCTCCTACATCATCAAcagttttaatcatttttagcTCCAGGACACTGATCATTTTCCTTTTAACGTGAATATGTTATAACTTCTTAAAGGCCCACACATCCAATCATGTTAGCAGCACATCCTATAACCTATTTAATATTGGTTCAACAAAGCTAAGCTTAAAAGAAATTATAATGCTATGGTAAATTGGTACTGTGGAGTGTCCTTCCTCTCTACTTTTTGGTGGCCATCCGCTGGAATTCGTTGGAACCAAATAAAAGAGAATAATGTAAATTAAAAGCAACAGTTTTATTAAATTAGCTAGTGGAAACTACACTTCGTTATCCTTGGAGAC includes the following:
- the LOC126598940 gene encoding mini zinc finger protein 3-like, which translates into the protein MKKRQVVVKRDGSGRSSSTSSSMVRTVRYCECQKNHAANLGGYAVDGCREFMASGEDGTTEALTCAACGCHRNFHRREVETEVVCEYSPPNSYR